From Acidobacteriota bacterium, one genomic window encodes:
- a CDS encoding SRPBCC family protein: protein MKFLKILGAIVLLLIAALAALVFLTKTDYKVEREVTINKPRAEVFSYAKMLKNQNDWGPWVKQDPSIKLNYKGNDGEPGFTSSWESNMENVGVGEQEIKKIDEGKRIDSELRFKKPFESTSQAYMTMEDAGPNATKVRWGFSGSMPRPMNLILLVMDMDKEIGKDFDAGLANLKTILEKSQGN from the coding sequence ATGAAGTTCCTAAAAATCCTGGGCGCAATCGTGCTGCTTCTGATCGCCGCGCTTGCTGCGCTGGTGTTCCTGACGAAGACCGATTACAAGGTTGAACGCGAAGTGACGATCAACAAACCGCGCGCCGAGGTCTTCTCGTACGCGAAGATGCTCAAGAATCAAAACGATTGGGGGCCGTGGGTCAAACAGGATCCGAGCATCAAGCTCAATTACAAAGGCAACGACGGCGAGCCCGGATTCACCTCTTCCTGGGAAAGCAATATGGAAAACGTCGGCGTCGGCGAGCAGGAGATCAAGAAAATCGACGAAGGCAAGCGGATCGACAGCGAACTGCGATTCAAAAAACCCTTCGAATCGACGAGTCAGGCGTATATGACGATGGAGGACGCGGGGCCGAATGCAACGAAAGTCCGTTGGGGATTTTCGGGATCGATGCCGCGACCGATGAATCTTATTCTGCTTGTGATGGATATGGACAAAGAGATCGGCAAGGACTTCGACGCCGGGCTCGCGAATTTGAAGACGATTCTCGAGAAAAGTCAGGGGAACTAA
- a CDS encoding VOC family protein has protein sequence MAKVTGIGGVFIKSAGKGSELAAWYQKNLGISLESWGGSILKWTDDKAEDGGLTVWSTADADSKWFSPSESTFMINYRVDDMDELLASLRENGVEIVSGPESHENGKFAWIMDPDGNKVELWEPMIFDEKNKA, from the coding sequence ATGGCAAAAGTAACAGGAATTGGCGGAGTATTCATTAAGAGCGCCGGCAAGGGCTCGGAACTCGCGGCGTGGTATCAGAAGAATCTCGGTATCAGCCTTGAAAGCTGGGGCGGCTCGATATTGAAATGGACTGACGACAAAGCTGAAGACGGCGGCCTTACGGTTTGGAGCACGGCGGACGCCGACAGCAAATGGTTCAGCCCCAGCGAATCGACGTTTATGATCAATTACCGGGTCGATGATATGGACGAATTGCTCGCGTCGTTGCGGGAGAATGGCGTCGAGATCGTATCGGGCCCCGAATCACACGAAAACGGCAAATTCGCCTGGATAATGGACCCCGACGGCAACAAGGTCGAGCTTTGGGAGCCGATGATCTTTGACGAGAAGAATAAGGCATAA
- a CDS encoding methyltransferase domain-containing protein has product MSSDNCSIPCNLCGSTDVEELSLVDRDSSYLRTVICTNCGLVWSDPRPDADAIKNYYTKDYRIAYKGRYTPKLKHVYRAGDIAKSRYSAVKNLLSPSDSILDVGAGGGEFVYLMRELGFDARAIEPNEGYGNYAKDELGLPVEIGFIQQATLPDDFYHLVTIHHVLEHLDDPRAVLEKVRRSMRDNGVLAIEVPNVEGVCFAPRQRFHNAHLYSFNSTTLRLIGESAGFSIESQGQSEDGGVITAIFRKTTASPVKATIESENFNRIASVVRSHSARSYYSSKWPYTRRLDKLRRYFNEREAIRSAKNGREVLESVFASKPT; this is encoded by the coding sequence TTGAGTTCCGATAATTGTTCCATACCGTGCAATCTTTGCGGCTCGACCGATGTCGAGGAGCTGAGTCTGGTCGACCGCGACTCAAGCTATCTGCGGACCGTGATATGCACCAATTGCGGCCTCGTCTGGTCGGACCCGAGACCTGACGCCGACGCGATCAAGAACTATTACACAAAAGACTATCGCATCGCTTACAAAGGCCGATACACGCCGAAACTGAAACACGTTTATCGGGCCGGAGATATCGCAAAGTCGAGATATTCGGCGGTCAAAAATCTCCTCTCACCGAGCGACTCGATCCTGGACGTGGGCGCCGGCGGCGGAGAATTCGTTTACCTGATGCGAGAGCTCGGATTTGACGCCCGCGCGATCGAGCCGAATGAAGGTTACGGGAACTACGCAAAAGACGAACTCGGGTTGCCGGTCGAGATCGGCTTCATTCAGCAGGCAACGTTGCCCGACGATTTCTATCATTTGGTCACGATCCACCACGTGCTCGAACATCTCGACGATCCGCGTGCCGTGCTCGAAAAAGTTCGTCGTTCGATGCGCGATAACGGAGTCCTCGCGATCGAGGTCCCAAATGTCGAGGGTGTTTGTTTCGCGCCGCGCCAGCGGTTCCATAACGCTCATTTATACAGTTTCAATTCAACGACGCTGCGGCTTATCGGCGAGAGCGCGGGATTCTCGATCGAAAGCCAGGGCCAGTCCGAAGACGGCGGCGTGATCACGGCGATCTTCCGCAAGACAACCGCGTCTCCCGTCAAGGCAACGATCGAAAGCGAAAACTTCAACCGTATAGCGTCGGTTGTCCGTTCGCATTCAGCGAGATCTTACTATTCGAGCAAATGGCCTTACACCCGGCGACTGGATAAGCTCCGGCGGTATTTCAACGAACGCGAAGCCATTAGAAGCGCGAAAAACGGGCGCGAAGTACTCGAGTCGGTCTTCGCCAGCAAACCAACCTGA